The following proteins come from a genomic window of Lachnoclostridium phytofermentans ISDg:
- a CDS encoding substrate-binding domain-containing protein: MNTFKKIVVWILLGVMLITLVSCSNKDNKKHYVAMITKSTKSAFWQSVFAGASAAATEYNLSISYAGPELEEDYEYQNDLIYQAIEDGAEAVIFSAVDYNANAKAIEDAAKKGLKVIIIDSDVNSNQVTCRIGTDNYAAGCMAGEAALASSEEKIHIGIVNYDINSANGQQREDGFREIVSKDSRVIDIVTINVVSTTEDARKGTKQLLEEHPEINVIATFNEWTSLGVGWAIRDLNLADETTVVAFDSNVVSVGMLETGEVDALIVQNPYAMGYLGVEKVAELIRGQSIEKGTIDTSTTLITRDNMYDAEYQKILFSFH; encoded by the coding sequence ATGAATACATTTAAAAAAATAGTTGTATGGATTCTTTTGGGCGTCATGTTAATTACCCTTGTAAGCTGTAGTAATAAAGATAATAAGAAGCATTACGTAGCGATGATTACGAAATCTACAAAAAGCGCTTTTTGGCAGTCTGTATTTGCGGGTGCGAGTGCTGCAGCTACGGAATATAATCTATCCATTAGCTATGCTGGTCCCGAATTAGAAGAAGATTATGAATATCAGAATGATTTAATCTATCAAGCGATTGAGGATGGGGCAGAAGCCGTTATATTCTCAGCAGTGGATTATAACGCAAATGCCAAAGCGATAGAAGATGCTGCTAAAAAAGGTTTGAAGGTAATTATCATTGATAGCGATGTTAACAGTAATCAAGTAACCTGCCGGATTGGAACCGATAATTACGCAGCTGGTTGTATGGCAGGTGAGGCTGCCCTTGCAAGTAGTGAAGAGAAAATCCATATCGGAATTGTTAACTATGATATTAATTCTGCCAATGGTCAGCAAAGAGAAGATGGCTTTCGAGAAATTGTAAGCAAGGATAGCAGAGTGATAGATATTGTTACGATTAACGTAGTATCTACCACGGAAGATGCTAGAAAAGGGACGAAACAGCTCTTAGAAGAACATCCAGAAATTAATGTGATAGCTACCTTTAATGAATGGACCAGTTTGGGTGTTGGTTGGGCGATTCGAGACTTAAATCTTGCGGATGAAACAACAGTAGTAGCATTTGATTCTAATGTGGTATCCGTGGGGATGTTGGAAACTGGAGAAGTAGATGCTTTGATTGTACAAAATCCTTATGCCATGGGATACCTAGGAGTTGAGAAAGTGGCTGAATTAATTCGTGGGCAAAGTATTGAAAAAGGTACAATTGATACTTCTACGACTTTAATTACTAGGGATAATATGTATGATGCAGAATACCAGAAGATTTTATTTTCATTTCATTAA
- a CDS encoding cache domain-containing sensor histidine kinase: MRKKKISLSAIIVSLVVSFVAFILICALLLFFKIYLSSMEQNAITSSEQAVVQVSNTVGNYADDMKGIMDIIKDGFDQSEDEREDTLNTLMKVRTDLVAVYIYDENQNMVSSYTGEYQLKKEYLKNLSYVKRENYETGEIYISEPHVESLLENYYPWVVTILEEIENEDGSKSRVVFDISFSKIANYVDDVGIGQHGYCFIIGTKGEIIYHPQQQLIFSGLKEENTEGIADHLDGSYQDSNVIYTIKSLNNSDWRIVGVSYINELIASEVISVVKTLIIMLLLIMIVAMISSYVMSKVISKPIQKLMKAMEDFEQDAAGYSFQSVGGTTEIQALSQSFDHMVVQIQELMTKVRKEEITLRKTELKALQAQINPHFLYNTLDAIGWLCEEERSQDAVEMVNALAKLFRISISKGHELITIEKEVEHAKSYLKIENFRYKNQFVYEFIVEEECLPYYCNKITLQPIIENAIYHGLNRMVDDGHIGIHIYAEEEDIVMEVIDNGVGMTPEQIHSILYKEPGDKTGIGIKNVNDRIKIYFGEKYGILIESELDEGTCVKIRMPKIERENYEYI, translated from the coding sequence GTGAGAAAAAAGAAAATATCGTTATCCGCTATTATCGTTAGTTTAGTAGTAAGTTTTGTTGCTTTCATATTAATTTGCGCACTCCTTTTATTCTTTAAAATTTATCTATCCAGTATGGAACAAAATGCAATTACCAGTAGTGAGCAAGCGGTTGTACAAGTATCCAATACCGTAGGTAATTATGCGGATGATATGAAGGGTATTATGGATATCATTAAAGATGGTTTTGATCAAAGTGAGGATGAGCGGGAAGATACACTTAACACTTTAATGAAAGTGCGTACTGACTTGGTTGCAGTCTATATATATGATGAAAATCAAAACATGGTAAGCAGCTATACCGGTGAGTATCAATTAAAAAAAGAATACTTAAAAAATCTATCCTATGTTAAGAGGGAAAATTATGAGACTGGGGAGATTTACATATCTGAACCACACGTGGAAAGTCTTTTGGAAAATTATTACCCTTGGGTGGTAACTATTTTAGAGGAAATTGAAAATGAAGACGGTAGTAAGAGCAGAGTAGTATTTGACATTAGTTTCTCAAAGATCGCAAATTATGTGGATGATGTCGGGATTGGACAACATGGTTATTGCTTTATTATAGGTACTAAGGGTGAAATAATATACCATCCGCAGCAACAACTTATCTTCTCTGGGTTAAAGGAAGAGAATACAGAGGGTATTGCTGATCATTTGGATGGCTCTTATCAGGATTCTAATGTGATCTATACCATTAAGTCACTAAATAATAGTGATTGGCGAATTGTTGGTGTAAGCTATATCAATGAATTGATTGCCAGTGAAGTAATCAGTGTAGTTAAGACCCTGATTATTATGTTACTTTTAATTATGATTGTAGCTATGATTAGCAGTTATGTGATGTCAAAAGTGATATCAAAACCGATTCAAAAATTGATGAAAGCTATGGAAGATTTTGAGCAAGATGCAGCTGGGTATTCCTTTCAATCGGTGGGAGGTACAACAGAAATTCAGGCGCTATCTCAATCATTTGACCATATGGTTGTGCAGATTCAAGAATTAATGACGAAGGTACGTAAGGAAGAAATAACGCTTAGAAAAACAGAGTTAAAGGCATTACAGGCACAAATTAACCCACATTTTCTTTATAATACATTAGATGCCATTGGCTGGTTATGTGAAGAAGAACGAAGCCAAGATGCTGTGGAAATGGTCAATGCACTCGCTAAGCTGTTTCGTATTAGTATCAGTAAAGGGCATGAGTTAATCACCATAGAAAAAGAAGTTGAACATGCTAAGAGTTATCTAAAGATTGAAAACTTCCGCTACAAAAATCAATTTGTTTATGAATTTATTGTAGAGGAGGAATGTCTCCCGTATTATTGTAATAAAATTACCCTTCAGCCTATTATAGAGAATGCAATTTATCATGGGCTTAATAGAATGGTGGATGATGGTCATATCGGTATACATATCTATGCTGAGGAAGAAGATATCGTCATGGAAGTAATAGATAATGGAGTTGGAATGACGCCTGAACAAATCCATAGCATTTTGTATAAAGAGCCTGGGGATAAAACAGGAATAGGTATTAAGAATGTAAATGATAGAATTAAAATCTATTTTGGAGAAAAGTATGGAATTTTGATAGAAAGCGAATTAGATGAAGGAACTTGTGTCAAAATACGTATGCCTAAGATAGAGAGGGAAAATTATGAATACATTTAA
- a CDS encoding response regulator, with the protein MYTIVVADDEEELRSAIIRKMDWNSIGFQVVGEASNGIEALEMVEKEEPDLLLTDIRMPFLSGIELARQVREIRPTTQIAFLSGYDDFSYAQQAIQYNVISYLLKPISMTDLTQKLLEIKDKLDHLFEEFHILSKVLNDSQSFVVPLLLDECGERDNLAREELLLEQAVACGLIQNSSTSYNYTVMAVRLRDHQGENRTDMELVHSIDIILKKYIKHYSFYTEGRVISLLIGTKPTFDKYLHIIVGEIMQSIERILGMYCDIGISRLVDKLGYCHEAYREAMNALSYSLSGRSNVHYISDEERADFDLSKVPDIILEIENLLRGGSKRELASYLDRMFYSFLNTKNYQIKMKIVLIQVFAAVCKTVYAVTDSDDRKEAWDDTIVDQMNFFEGTFQETKERFIDLCQKASELVSTGRKKSSEILCDQVLYIIEKEYANPEMSLVSVSNQINVSPNYLSALMKKQTGQSFVDLLTKKRIETAKELLLYTPMKIREITEKCGYNDQHYFSYCFKKFYGLSPNVLRQQNAVAGEIV; encoded by the coding sequence ATGTATACTATAGTAGTAGCTGATGATGAAGAGGAATTACGCAGTGCTATCATTCGTAAAATGGACTGGAATAGCATCGGGTTTCAGGTAGTAGGTGAGGCGAGTAATGGAATAGAAGCCTTAGAGATGGTGGAAAAGGAAGAGCCTGATTTGTTATTAACGGATATTCGTATGCCGTTTTTATCAGGAATAGAACTAGCAAGACAAGTAAGAGAAATAAGGCCTACGACACAGATTGCTTTTTTAAGTGGTTATGATGATTTTTCATACGCACAACAAGCGATACAATACAATGTAATCAGCTATCTGTTAAAACCAATTAGTATGACGGATTTAACACAAAAATTATTAGAAATAAAGGATAAGCTGGATCATCTATTTGAGGAATTTCATATTCTTAGTAAAGTGCTAAATGACAGTCAGAGTTTTGTTGTTCCGTTACTTCTCGACGAGTGTGGGGAACGTGATAATTTGGCTAGAGAAGAATTGTTATTGGAGCAGGCAGTCGCATGTGGACTGATACAAAATAGTTCAACATCATATAATTATACTGTGATGGCAGTGAGATTACGAGATCACCAAGGTGAGAATAGGACCGATATGGAATTGGTTCATTCCATTGATATCATTTTAAAAAAATACATAAAACATTATAGCTTTTATACCGAGGGAAGGGTAATTAGCTTGTTAATCGGTACGAAACCAACTTTCGATAAATATCTCCATATTATTGTAGGCGAAATTATGCAAAGTATAGAGAGAATCCTTGGTATGTATTGTGATATCGGAATTAGTCGATTGGTCGATAAGCTAGGATACTGCCATGAGGCATATCGAGAGGCTATGAATGCTTTAAGTTACAGTTTATCTGGTAGAAGCAACGTTCATTACATTTCGGATGAGGAACGTGCTGATTTTGATTTGTCGAAGGTTCCGGATATTATATTGGAAATCGAAAATTTGCTTCGTGGTGGAAGCAAGAGGGAGTTAGCGAGTTATTTAGACCGTATGTTTTATAGTTTCCTTAACACAAAAAACTATCAGATTAAGATGAAGATAGTTTTAATTCAGGTATTTGCGGCAGTCTGTAAAACCGTATACGCTGTTACGGATAGTGATGATAGAAAAGAAGCTTGGGATGATACGATAGTGGACCAGATGAATTTCTTTGAAGGTACCTTTCAGGAAACAAAGGAGAGATTTATAGACTTATGCCAAAAGGCAAGTGAACTGGTAAGTACGGGAAGAAAAAAGAGCAGTGAAATTTTATGTGACCAGGTTTTATATATTATTGAAAAAGAATATGCGAATCCTGAGATGTCCTTGGTAAGTGTCAGCAATCAAATCAATGTGAGTCCAAATTATTTGAGTGCGTTAATGAAAAAGCAGACCGGACAAAGTTTTGTAGATTTACTTACCAAGAAGAGGATAGAAACTGCGAAAGAGCTACTATTATATACCCCAATGAAAATTCGAGAGATAACGGAAAAGTGTGGTTACAATGACCAGCATTATTTTAGTTATTGTTTTAAAAAATTCTATGGTTTATCACCCAATGTACTTCGTCAACAAAACGCAGTGGCTGGGGAAATAGTTTAG
- a CDS encoding GNAT family N-acetyltransferase: protein MDIIIRETKKEDLSNIMELWNNGEVMHYVGFPNGLGIKLEELERWLSRVNQHELRKHYSIYTEELGYCGETFYDIDTVHDLATLDIKLFPKAQGKGIASYALSFAITQVFEQNLAKRAYVDPNPENKKAWKLYDKLGFIRKPRPDFLEPYDTYLEITKEVWCKKEI from the coding sequence TTGGATATTATTATTAGAGAAACAAAAAAAGAAGATTTATCAAATATTATGGAGTTGTGGAATAACGGAGAAGTAATGCATTATGTCGGTTTTCCTAATGGATTAGGTATTAAGCTAGAGGAATTAGAACGCTGGCTTAGTAGAGTAAACCAACATGAGCTCCGTAAGCACTATAGTATCTATACGGAGGAGTTAGGATATTGTGGTGAAACCTTTTATGATATTGATACGGTACATGATCTTGCAACTCTGGATATAAAATTATTTCCCAAAGCACAGGGAAAAGGCATCGCAAGTTATGCGCTATCGTTTGCGATAACTCAAGTTTTTGAACAAAATTTAGCTAAGAGAGCATATGTTGACCCAAATCCAGAGAATAAAAAAGCTTGGAAGCTGTATGATAAGTTAGGCTTTATTCGTAAACCAAGGCCAGATTTTTTAGAGCCATATGATACTTACTTAGAGATTACGAAAGAGGTATGGTGTAAAAAAGAAATATAG